The following proteins come from a genomic window of Rhodohalobacter sp. 614A:
- a CDS encoding alkaline phosphatase family protein yields MNKTAVLNIVGLTPDLIGEHTPFLAEWTKKGIIKPVESILPAVTCSVQATYLTGKLPSKHGIVGNGWYFREMDEIKFWRQSNQLVQAPKIWDVLKKENPDFTCANLFWWYNMNSSVDYLITPRPIYRADGVKIPDILTKPMSFRDQLQDSLGQFPLFKFWGPNTSIESTEWIAESAKMAAKTYDPTLTLIYLPHLDYNFQRVGPNDREIKKDLNEIDTVCKNLIEFYEQHDTRVLLLSEYGIDSVDQPVSLNRVLRENGYITVREEKGGEILIPGSSRAFAVADHQVAHIYIRESSEIPKIKELLEKVPGVDRILGSEEKKEEGIDHERSGELVAVAEPNAWFTYYYWLEDDKAPDFAPTVDIHTKPGYDPAELLVDPSIRFPMAKAGLRLLQKKLGFRYKMDLIPLRAEGVKGSHGRHSSPGKGAFISSRQKDLIAEGDTVKPTDVFDILYKHISS; encoded by the coding sequence ATGAATAAAACGGCTGTTCTGAATATTGTGGGTCTGACTCCCGATCTGATCGGGGAGCATACGCCTTTTCTTGCAGAGTGGACAAAGAAAGGGATAATCAAACCGGTTGAGTCAATTCTGCCGGCCGTAACCTGTTCTGTTCAGGCAACTTATCTGACCGGGAAATTGCCTTCCAAACATGGCATTGTTGGAAACGGATGGTATTTCCGGGAGATGGATGAAATCAAATTCTGGCGGCAATCGAACCAGCTTGTCCAGGCTCCCAAAATCTGGGATGTGCTCAAAAAGGAAAATCCCGATTTTACCTGTGCAAACCTGTTTTGGTGGTACAACATGAATTCGTCAGTTGATTATCTGATCACACCCCGCCCTATTTACCGGGCTGACGGTGTAAAGATTCCCGACATTCTCACCAAGCCGATGTCGTTCCGTGATCAGTTGCAGGATTCCCTCGGCCAGTTTCCGCTCTTCAAGTTTTGGGGACCGAATACATCCATAGAGTCCACAGAATGGATTGCCGAATCGGCTAAGATGGCGGCTAAAACGTACGATCCAACTCTCACACTGATTTACCTTCCGCACCTCGATTACAACTTTCAAAGAGTCGGTCCAAATGATCGTGAAATCAAAAAAGACCTGAATGAAATTGACACGGTGTGCAAAAATTTGATTGAATTTTATGAACAACACGATACGCGAGTGTTGCTCCTTTCCGAGTACGGAATCGATTCGGTTGATCAGCCGGTTTCTCTAAACCGGGTTTTGCGGGAAAATGGGTATATAACCGTTCGTGAAGAAAAGGGCGGTGAGATTTTGATTCCCGGGTCCAGCCGGGCCTTTGCGGTAGCCGATCACCAGGTTGCTCATATTTATATCAGGGAATCATCCGAAATTCCCAAAATCAAAGAGTTGCTGGAAAAAGTCCCTGGTGTGGACCGGATTTTGGGAAGCGAGGAGAAAAAAGAGGAAGGGATCGATCATGAACGATCGGGCGAGCTGGTAGCCGTGGCAGAACCGAATGCATGGTTTACCTATTACTACTGGTTGGAGGATGATAAAGCGCCCGATTTCGCTCCCACGGTCGATATCCACACCAAACCGGGATACGATCCCGCCGAGCTTTTGGTAGACCCCTCCATTCGATTCCCGATGGCTAAAGCCGGTCTGAGGTTACTTCAAAAAAAACTTGGGTTTCGATACAAAATGGATTTGATTCCATTGAGGGCTGAAGGAGTAAAAGGTTCGCATGGCCGGCACAGTTCTCCCGGAAAAGGTGCGTTTATTTCATCCCGCCAGAAAGATTTGATAGCCGAAGGTGATACAGTGAAGCCGACGGACGTTTTTGACATTCTCTATAAACATATCAGCAGTTAA